The Vibrio tapetis subsp. tapetis genome segment TGGCAGGCAACGATTTCAGTCCCTAGTGCCGCGAATATCGAATGGAAATGTTTGAAACGTTCAGAAGCTAATCCTACCGCATCGGTAGAATGGCAAAGTGGTGCGAATAATACGTTCAACAGCAGTCAAGTAACATCGAGCACTGGCGCCTTTTAATCAATGGTCTGTTTAGACTATTAATGTAAAGGTTACGTTGGTAAGAAAATATCCAAATTATGCGCCGTGATTACGCATGAATATTGGGTATTTTTAAGTGATGTTTAATCTACGAATACGTCAGTTAAGCGCTTTGAACCATAAAGCTGCCTAGCTGGCGTCCTTTTCTATTCAGGATTTGTCCTTTACCTGATTGTTGGCAATAGTGAAATTCAAGGTCAATATCTGAAACTTTTCCAAGTACCAGCACGTGCCTCTTTAAGATATCGCTATTGAGTTGGTGCATTTTCGACGTCCAGAAGACGTTGTTTTCTCTAATATTAAAATCTACTGTCATATCTCTCTTATTTTTTGCTTACGTTGTGGTTTTTTTGAAACCAGAATCTCTTACGACCGGCTGAACGTGCCATATTTGTCCTCTCTTAAATTAATTATTGAAATACGCATTTTGAATAGCATTAAATAACAGGCTCAGAACTCACCGACTGGTACTTCCTTAACAGGAAATAAGTCGAAGGATCAGAACAAGCGATTGCTATCTTGCACACATATTTTAACGGGTTATAAAAATTATCGAATCTGAATTTGAAGCTAAGGGAAACACTAGAACTGCTACTACGAGGAAGTTGGAGGGTTTTGCTTTACTTTTTTCTTTCAATAAATGGCTCTGCTATCAGAGCGGGGAGGACTATCCCATAAGAGTTTCAATTTGTAAAGCGATTATTTAAATTATTTCACAACAACAGAGCGCTCACTAAACCAACAAAAATACTCGAAATCAACCCACTGAATTTCGAGCATTATTACTTCTTTTTGGCGCTAAGAGCGCTTTAATACTAGCTTGTCCTTCACAGAGCTCTTCTTACAAAACGTTAAGTAAAAATAGCCCATCAACAGAAAAGCACATGCGGTCGCGCCAAAGCTCACATAAAGAGTTGTATAGTAATTATATTTTTGTGCGACTAGCCCTACTGAAACGCTAGACAGCAAAATACTCACCTGCATCAAGTTTGAAAATAATGTCGACGCAACACCGAGTTGATGTTTCATTCTGTCCTGCAGCGCAACCATACCGAGAGTCGCAATGATTCCGATGAATATTCCGTTGACTATCTGCAGCGCAAAAAACTGCCACATCTGGCTCGACATAAGCATGCCCATAAAAAGGTCGCACCAACAGCAGAAGCCACCAACAGCAGCCGATACACACCAAACCTTTCAGACAGTCGACCCGCTTTAAGCATAACTGGGATCTCGCAAAGCGCCGCACAACCAAAAAGCATCCCCGCCCAACTCGCCCCGACACTCAACTCTTGGCTAAAATACAGTGGCATAGAGGTAATATATAGATTATTTGCAGCGAACATCGCCAATAAAGCTGCACTTAGCAATAAAATAGGCCCATTTTGATACCATTTAAAATCGACTTTTTCAGCAGTCGACGTCTCCTTTGTTGTTTCACCATCAGGCAGAAAAAAGTACACCACAACAATAGTAACGACGACCATCAACCCCGACGCCATGAACGACGCGGAAAATCCAAATGCCCCTTTTAAAACAAACGCAATCGGCGGGCCGAATACCCATGCGACCGCCATCCCTGCGCGCATCGTAGAGAGAAATGTCACCCCATTTTCTTTCAAATATTCATCGGCGTACTCGCGCCCAAGAGCAAACAATTGACCGTAAATAGCCCCACTTACGCTTCCGAAAAAGAAAGCAATACCAACAGCAAGATAATAATTATCTAAAAAGGCGAAGCTCACCACGGTGATGAAATAACAGCTAAACGCCACCAGCAAGATTCTTTTTCGTCGCCAACTTTTATCGGAGTTGTAAGCAATAAACTGAGACATCACAACCGAGCTTACGACCGCTAAGATCATATACGCACTTAGCATGTAAGGGGT includes the following:
- a CDS encoding MFS transporter — translated: MFADRTAMLFILTTFASGLCGSFFYPLSSVFMVEHLGATPYMLSAYMILAVVSSVVMSQFIAYNSDKSWRRKRILLVAFSCYFITVVSFAFLDNYYLAVGIAFFFGSVSGAIYGQLFALGREYADEYLKENGVTFLSTMRAGMAVAWVFGPPIAFVLKGAFGFSASFMASGLMVVVTIVVVYFFLPDGETTKETSTAEKVDFKWYQNGPILLLSAALLAMFAANNLYITSMPLYFSQELSVGASWAGMLFGCAALCEIPVMLKAGRLSERFGVYRLLLVASAVGATFLWACLCRARCGSFLRCR